The Lycium ferocissimum isolate CSIRO_LF1 chromosome 10, AGI_CSIRO_Lferr_CH_V1, whole genome shotgun sequence genome window below encodes:
- the LOC132033003 gene encoding probable serine/threonine-protein kinase PBL21: protein MVCFSCMSFNREDVRDFDEDMPSRSIKSSGKGRKGHSLGGKGGESNNQNVARKFTFKELALATQNFKEANRLGEGGFGSVYKGLLESNLVVAIKQLNLDGIQGNQEFIVEVLMLSLLHHKNLVNLIGYCTDGDQRLLVYEFMPMGSLENHLFDLEPGMKPLSWSTRLKIAAGAAHGLEYLHCKANPPVIYRDLKSSNILLDNDFNPKLSDFGLAKLGPVGENTHVSTRVMGTYGYCAPEYAMSGKLTLKSDIYSFGVVLLELITGRKAYDTSKMPGEQNLVVWSLPFLKDRNKFAQMVDPLLNGQLSVRSLRQAIAITAMCIQEHAKVRPNISDIVVALDYLVSQAEMSDSQGGGSHTGNQTNQHKEN, encoded by the exons atggtttgcTTTTCTTGCATGAGCTTTAATCGAGAAGATGTAAGAGATTTTGATGAAGACATGCCTTCAAGATCCATTAAATCTTCAG GTAAAGGTAGAAAAGGACATTCGTTAGGAGGGAAAGGCGGGGAAAGCAACAATCAAAATGTCGCACGCAAGTTCACTTTCAAAGAACTTGCCTTAGCAACCCAGAATTTCAAGGAAGCTAATCGTCTTGGCGAAGGCGGTTTTGGAAGTGTATACAAGGGCCTCCTAGAATCAAACCTG GTTGTTGCAATCAAACAACTTAATCTCGACGGCATTCAAGGAAACCAGGAGTTCATTGTGGAGGTCCTCATGTTGAGTTTACTACATCACAAAAATCTTGTCAACTTGATCGGATACTGCACTGATGGAGACCAAAGGCTCTTGGTTTATGAGTTCATGCCAATGGGTAGTCTGGAGAATCATCTTTTTg ATTTGGAACCAGGAATGAAGCCACTGAGTTGGAGCACAAGACTTAAAATTGCTGCTGGTGCAGCTCATGGACTTGAGTATCTTCACTGCAAAGCAAATCCGCCTGTCATTTACCGTGATTTGAAATCTTCAAACATATTGTTGGACAATGATTTCAACCCAAAACTGTCAGATTTTGGACTTGCAAAGTTGGGACCTGTTGGCGAAAACACCCATGTTTCAACACGAGTGATGGGAACCTATGGATACTGTGCCCCTGAGTATGCTATGAGTGGAAAATTGACTCTGAAATCTGATATCTATAGTTTTGGTGTTGTCCTGTTGGAGCTAATAACTGGGCGAAAGGCTTATGATACCTCTAAAATGCCAGGAGAACAGAACCTTGTTGTTTGG TCTCTTCCCTTCCTAAAGGACCGAAATAAGTTTGCTCAAATGGTTGATCCTTTGTTGAATGGTCAGCTCTCTGTTCGCTCTTTGCGGCAGGCAATTGCAATCACTGCAATGTGTATTCAGGAACATGCCAAAGTTCGCCCGAACATCAGTGATATTGTTGTCGCACTTGACTATCTTGTCTCACAAGCTGAAATGTCTGATTCGCAAGGAGGTGGTTCACATACTGGAAATCAAACAAATCAACACAAGGAGAATTAA